The following DNA comes from Augochlora pura isolate Apur16 chromosome 6, APUR_v2.2.1, whole genome shotgun sequence.
TGCTCGCTAATACCATTTTTAACTGTTGTACGATAGCCATGTGGATTCTTTGTTTGCCACCTCCAAAAGTCTTCACCTGTTTGTTAGAaatgtttttagaaaattgttaaatatacataataaataaattagttaacTTACACATCTTTTCTACATTATACTTGGTCCTCCATTCTAATTCTTTCTTTGCTAAATCTGTGTTGGCATACATTGACACTATATCACCATCTCTCCTATCCTTCAAAACATACGGTACCGTTGTCCCTGTGACATCCtcgaaagttttaattaactcgAGTACAGACACACCCTTGCCTGTACCtaaattgtagatttttaaCCTTAGGTGTTGTTTGTGTAATGCGTTTAGAGCTGCAACATGACCAGCTGCCAAATCCATTACGTGAATATAATCGCGAATACCTATGAACAAATGCGAAgatgtattatacataattagaGTAAGAATTTAAGAGTCCATACTTTACCTACCTGTGCCATCTTTAGTAGGATAATCACCGCCAAATATAACAAGTTCAGACTTATGTCTTAAGGCTACCTGAGCAATGTAAGGCATTAAGTTCGTAAATGGTTTTGTAGGATCCTCTCCAATCAAGCCACTGGGATGGGCACCTACTGGATTGAAGTATCTTAGAGATATGATGTTCCAATTCTGTTGAATAAAAGCGAATTAGTCATTTTGTTTaaagagatatttttttattagttttaatcTCTTCTTTATGAGTTACATTTAATGGGTCTAAACACACCTTCTCGGCTCTAGATATATCTTTAAGCATCTCTTCAATGAAATACTTTGTTCTGCCATATACGTTCGTAATATTACCAGTAGGATGATCCTCTGTAATTGGAAGCTCATTTGGTTCTCCATATACGGTACAAGAACTGCTAAAAACTAATTGAAAGCATCCAGCAACTTTCATTACCTGAACAGAATAATCgtccaattattattattattattattattattattactcaaCAGTTTGTTGATTTAGATTTTACCTCTAGCAAATTGATAGCGCCAATAATGTTATTCCGGTAGTAGTGGAGAGGAACTTGCATCGATTCACCGACCGCCTTTATAGCCGCAAAATGTATCACGCAATCAATTTTGTGCTGgtgtgtaaaatatttattaatattattaatcaaaataacttaaaaaatgtttagttaTTCCCATTATTGTTTAGTACcttattaaaaactgtttcaaGTTTATCTCGGTCAATGAGATCGCAATTGTAGAAAGTAACTTTCTTCCCCGTTATTTGCTCAACTCTTTTAAGAGCCGCAGAGTCACCGCAACCCTCGGTAACGCTATTAGCAAAATTATCTATCGCTACAACATCGTATCCGCTTTCCAAAAGTTCAACGATACAATGGCTACCGATATAACCGGCACCGCCGGTCACGAAAATGGTTCTCCAATCTGTGCTCATCCTAGAATTCAAGCAAAACTAtcaaaatactattttaaaattcgaacacattttacatataatattacaataacttttaaaaaaaaaatcagtgaaaataatttataaatatgatcCTACGTGCGAGATGGAAAGCACAGGTGCTTCGGACGTTCACCTGTACTGAACTATGTGGAGTTCAAGGTCGTTAACACACGTGGTACGTTAGTATAATTATGACACGTACGGTTAATTTTGCTTTTCTTAATACACACTTTTACTAGTATGAAACTACGTTCAatcgcattattattttaaatcaaagttgttttaatttaataacacttCCATCtcgcaataatttaaaaaatttcgtatttCGCGAACTGAAacgatgatatttttaaaaacaaaattcagtaaaaatatttgtaacaataatgcTAATGTATgactatttataattataaaaaaattattcaatactaGTGTACTTAATGCTATGCTCAAACGCTTGtggatttaaaattttttgcaATACTCCTGTcagctttttctttttcctatcaactaatatagaaattaaaatgtactACCTAATctgttgtaataaaaaattaattttttatatctttttttagatatataaatatagtgaCAAGGTAtatctattttgtataaaatttatgcgtgcaacgaatttttattaataaaatttgtacgtAATAGTTGTTTacctcgaaaaatattaaaagcaatGAACACGTCAATTTGGTACAGAAAGATTCGAGGACGCGACCGCGTAATCACTGACTGCGTCCCAACCACTTGCTTCGTCTTCTGGTATAAGACAGCAAAGTTTAGTATTCGTGGAACGCGAGGCATCCCCTCTTCCACAATACCATCATACGAATCATTGTGGAGGCACGCACACTTTAAACGCCGACCCTCTCGAGTCCTTGCTTTCTGTTGCAACAAGTTCTTCCTTTCACACCGACACCGCCACACCGTTTGCCTGGTTCGCGGCAGTATAGAAACAACGATGGCACACGTACGGACCCCATAACTGTTACCGGTTGCATCATTTTGACGATTTGTACAGACTGACTCATTACAATCTACTAAACTTAAGCGACAACTTATTTCATCAAAGAAATCTATCTTTAGATCATTGTAAAATAGATAAAGATACAACGCTGGATGcgtttataaaagtatttacaaagttttttttctctttttttattgtctcTACAATGTTTATTCATTGCGTCGTCAATACTTGAATTAACTTATGCAATAATTCTCTTTGTTCTGCATCCAAGTAGGGCCACAATTCACCCTCCAGTTCCAGCAGTGATTGATAGTCATGTGATTGAGATGCCAATACTAAAgattgtaatagtaataattcgTCTTCACTCATATAGAAGTCTGTAAAACAGTTTTGTTTAATAACTAGAATATATACAGTACATTTTGAAAAGCAGTGTAAAGTAACTCGCCAATATTTGTAGATTCTTCTATCCATGCATACTTTTCCAGAACTTGAGCTAAAGAAGGTGCTAGCCTTTGTGGTGATGGCTGAAGtataagtaacaataatactCTGGTTACTTCACATctacaattaattgtaattattatactttttattataataaaacataattttataatctcgTTGCTTTCTATACCTATGTAGTATAACACTGTAGTTCCCCTTTGCTCCagtattgatataaatttcaacaaattcaacaagctcattaataatttgtagagCAGATACATAATctcctaaataaataatatttttattcagttgtTATAagtaatcataataataataaaaaataattaccttGCTTGATATGATAAGATACCAACGTGCTAATGGCTTTTACAGTTGGAAAAATGCCAATAGCTTTGTATAACTGTTGTATACCTGCTGGAGAAGGCCCTAGAGCTATTGCCAATTCTAAAGCTAATCCAGCAGACATTGTATTAAATCCTGTTTGATTCTGACAACGTGCTAGAGCATGGCCAAAGCAACTTATAGCAGcctaataagaataattagagatccaatattttatatgctatatttgattatgaattaaaatacaaaagaattataaacCTGTGTATTCTCTTGTCCAACAGGAGGACATCctatatctttttctttcttgttgGCCA
Coding sequences within:
- the LOC144471658 gene encoding 40-kDa huntingtin-associated protein isoform X2 gives rise to the protein MGDALDFFTKYHNISNKLKKRFLRKPNVAEASDQFECEQKELWQYAGLCLLAAARCQGTLDNILFELNFLIKAGREFLVANKKEKDIGCPPVGQENTQAAISCFGHALARCQNQTGFNTMSAGLALELAIALGPSPAGIQQLYKAIGIFPTVKAISTLVSYHIKQGDYVSALQIINELVEFVEIYINTGAKGNYSVILHRCEVTRVLLLLILQPSPQRLAPSLAQVLEKYAWIEESTNIDFYMSEDELLLLQSLVLASQSHDYQSLLELEGELWPYLDAEQRELLHKLIQVLTTQ
- the LOC144471658 gene encoding 40-kDa huntingtin-associated protein isoform X1 → MGDALDFFTKYHNISNKLKKRFLRKPNVAEASDQFGILAAECEQKELWQYAGLCLLAAARCQGTLDNILFELNFLIKAGREFLVANKKEKDIGCPPVGQENTQAAISCFGHALARCQNQTGFNTMSAGLALELAIALGPSPAGIQQLYKAIGIFPTVKAISTLVSYHIKQGDYVSALQIINELVEFVEIYINTGAKGNYSVILHRCEVTRVLLLLILQPSPQRLAPSLAQVLEKYAWIEESTNIDFYMSEDELLLLQSLVLASQSHDYQSLLELEGELWPYLDAEQRELLHKLIQVLTTQ
- the LOC144471658 gene encoding 40-kDa huntingtin-associated protein isoform X4, with product MGDALDFFTKYHNISNKLKKRFLRKPNVAEASDQFGILAAECREFLVANKKEKDIGCPPVGQENTQAAISCFGHALARCQNQTGFNTMSAGLALELAIALGPSPAGIQQLYKAIGIFPTVKAISTLVSYHIKQGDYVSALQIINELVEFVEIYINTGAKGNYSVILHRCEVTRVLLLLILQPSPQRLAPSLAQVLEKYAWIEESTNIDFYMSEDELLLLQSLVLASQSHDYQSLLELEGELWPYLDAEQRELLHKLIQVLTTQ
- the LOC144471658 gene encoding 40-kDa huntingtin-associated protein isoform X3 encodes the protein MGDALDFFTKYHNISNKLKKRFLRKPNVAEASDQFGILAAESGREFLVANKKEKDIGCPPVGQENTQAAISCFGHALARCQNQTGFNTMSAGLALELAIALGPSPAGIQQLYKAIGIFPTVKAISTLVSYHIKQGDYVSALQIINELVEFVEIYINTGAKGNYSVILHRCEVTRVLLLLILQPSPQRLAPSLAQVLEKYAWIEESTNIDFYMSEDELLLLQSLVLASQSHDYQSLLELEGELWPYLDAEQRELLHKLIQVLTTQ
- the LOC144471656 gene encoding UDP-glucose 4-epimerase — encoded protein: MSTDWRTIFVTGGAGYIGSHCIVELLESGYDVVAIDNFANSVTEGCGDSAALKRVEQITGKKVTFYNCDLIDRDKLETVFNKHKIDCVIHFAAIKAVGESMQVPLHYYRNNIIGAINLLEVMKVAGCFQLVFSSSCTVYGEPNELPITEDHPTGNITNVYGRTKYFIEEMLKDISRAEKNWNIISLRYFNPVGAHPSGLIGEDPTKPFTNLMPYIAQVALRHKSELVIFGGDYPTKDGTGIRDYIHVMDLAAGHVAALNALHKQHLRLKIYNLGTGKGVSVLELIKTFEDVTGTTVPYVLKDRRDGDIVSMYANTDLAKKELEWRTKYNVEKMCEDFWRWQTKNPHGYRTTVKNGISEHVNGTS